A region from the Prionailurus viverrinus isolate Anna chromosome E2, UM_Priviv_1.0, whole genome shotgun sequence genome encodes:
- the KPTN gene encoding KICSTOR complex protein kaptin, whose translation MGEAAVAAGPCPLREDSFTRFSSQSNVYGLAGGAGGRGELLAATLKGKVLGFRYQDLRQKIRPVAKELQFNYIPVDAEIVSIDTFNKSPPKRGLVVGITFIKDSGDKGSPFLNIYCDYEPGSEYNLDSIAQSCLNLELQFTPFQLCHAEVQVGNQLDTVFLLSGNDPAIHLYKENEGLHQFEEHPVENLFPELTNLTSSVLWLDVHNLPGTSRRLSALGCQSGYVRVAHVDQRSQEVLQTWTILQDGPISRVIVFSLSAPEETQDRPQREEYSVLVASMLEPAVVYRDLLSRGLEDQLLLPGSDQFDSVLCGLVTDVDLDGRPEVLVATYGQELLCYKYFGPESGLPEAERGFRLLWQRDFSSPLLALAHVDLTGDGLRELAVVSLKGVHILQHSLVQASELVLTRLRNQVQQRRRRQSQRPGDGVGPEPAETPGS comes from the exons ATGGGGGAGGCGGCCGTGGCCGCAGGGCCTTGCCCGCTGCGCGAGGATAGCTTCACGCGCTTCTCGTCGCAGAGCAACGTGTACGGGCtggcgggcggcgcgggcgggcGCGGGGAGCTGCTGGCCGCCACCCTTAAAGGCAAGGTGCTGGGCTTCCGCTACCAGGACCTCCGACAGAAAATCCGGCCCGTGGCCAAGGAGCTGCAGTTCAACTATATTCCCG TGGACGCGGAGATCGTCTCCATCGACACCTTCAACAAGTCGCCCCCAAAGCGGGGCCTGGTTGTGGGGATCACGTTCATCAAG GATTCAGGGGACAAGGGCAGCCCGTTCCTTAACATTTACTGCGACTATGAGCCTGGCTCTGAGTACAATCTTGACTCCATTGCCC AGAGCTGCCTGAACCTGGAACTCCAGTTCACTCCTTTCCAGCTGTGCCATGCAGA GGTCCAGGTCGGGAACCAGCTGGACACAGTGTTTCTCCTGAGTGGGAATGACCCGGCCATTCATCTCTACAAGGAg AACGAGGGGCTGCATCAGTTTGAAGAACATCCCGTGGAAAACCTCTTCCCAGAGCTCACGAATCTGACCAGTAG CGTTCTCTGGCTTGATGTCCACAATCTCCCCGGCACATCCCGGCGACTCTCCGCTCTGGGTTGTCAGAGCGGTTATGTCCGAGTTGCCCACGTGGACCAGCGAAGTCAAG AGGTTCTGCAGACGTGGACGATCCTGCAGGACGGCCCCATCTCCCGAGTGATCGTGTTCAGCCTCTCAGCCCCCGAGG AGACCCAGGACCGGCCACAGCGGGAAGAGTACAGCGTGCTCGTGGCCAGCATGTTGGAACCAGCCGTGGTATATCG GGACCTGCTGAGCCGGGGCCTTGAGGACCAGCTTCTCCTGCCCGGCAGTGACCAGTTTGACAGCGTCCTCTGTGGCCTGGTCACCGATGTAGATCTGGACGGGCGGCCCGAAGTCCTGGTGGCCACCTACGGACAG GAGCTCCTCTGTTACAAGTACTTCGGCCCGGAGTCCGGGCTCCCCGAGGCCGAGCGGGGATTCCGCTTGCTGTGGCAAAGAGACttctccagcccgctgctggcgCTGGCGCACGTGGACCTGACCGGGGATGGGCTGCGGGAGCTCGccgtggtctccctgaagggcgtGCACATCCTGCAG CACAGCCTGGTCCAGGCCTCGGAGCTGGTCCTGACCCGGCTTCGGAATCAAGTGCAGCAGAGGAGACGACGTCAGTCCCAGAGGCCTGGGGACGGGGTGGGTCCAGAGCCTGCTGAGACCCCAGGCTCCTGA